acaaacaaaacctaaaaaagTATTGTAAATCTATCTATGGGACAAGATTAAGGGAAAAAAATTGAGACAGGGGATGTTTTTCTCCACATAGCTTCCAAACCTGGGCTTATTGCTGGCAGAATAGTTCTCTTGGTTACAAGCAAGCATCAATCaaaattcttttttgttattaTCAAAAATCAAACGGCTTTGGAACCTAGGACTCCCCCCACCCTTGCTTAAgtcaactgctctaccactgagctatacaccTCTAGCCCCCATGACTGTTTCTGACTGTACAGTATTTTCACAGAGTTCTAGCTGGATAGTTGAAGAACAGAGTCCCTCATATCTCAGACCCAGGAGTCAAAAACAGAATGCTTTTTGTTACTATCAAAAATCAGTACAAAGATTTGTCTTGTCAGGTTTCAACAGTGTTAACTAGCTAACGTTATTTAAGTAAACTATAAACAGGGTGGCTGGCACTCGGTTCTCCGACACAAAAAGCACGTCCAAGGGAGTCCTGGGCCTTGTGTCGTTTTAAAACCTAAAACGGAAAAATCAAAAGGCCGTGCGGAAGACCCGGGTCCCATCTCTTAGCCCACAGTGGGTTCACACATGCCCTATCCGATGTCAGAAACTAGCCTGGGAAAAGCCACGCGAGGAAACCCAGTGGATATTGGCTCCACGTCTCTCCTCCCTCGCTGCCAGAATAGATCTGCCCAGAGTTTCTCTTTTGGCTCACAAAAAGGATCTAGGAGAAGAGCCAGGGCAACAGTGCTGTAATTTGTCCCACACCGCACCTACTGGGACACTCCACTGTGGCGGTTTTCAGACGAAGTCCGAGTGGGAGGGGCCATGCCGGATGCGCTGAGGCAGTGAAGTTTCCAAGCCTCCAGTGTCAGGGACTTGACATTGCAGCCCCTGCCTTCCCCGCCCGCCTCCCGCGGTCCGCCTGAGTGTCGCGCGGACTGTCCTGAAGCCTGTGCCCATCGTCGTACCAAGGTTCGCGAGCGTACTCCTCCATGGCGCCAGCGTCCGGCCTGGAGCAGTCGGTCGCGCGGGAGAGCCACTCCCCCCGCTCCGAAACGCCCCAAGCGCTAAGGCGCCCTGCGTAGACCAGGGAAACAATTGGCTTTTCCCTGCTTACGTAAGGCCAGTGGCGCGCTCTTATTGGATAGCCAGGTGGGTCACATCCGTTCCTGTAAGCCCCCGAGTCGACCAGTTAATTGTAGCTGGGGAGAGTTGAGGAGCATATTGTGCTTTAAAACAAGAGCCCCTCGGTGCTGGTAAGCGTTGTGACAACGAAGGAGAGGAGGGTAAGGTGACAGACTTTGATTAATCGCACAGTTGTACTGATAAGGCCGGGGTGTAAGCTTTCTTTTAAAGCTGGAGATGGCGTTGGCGTTTTGCCTCCCCCATCCTAGCGCATTGGTTTCGCCCACCGTGTGGATTTTGAGAAACGTTGGGTGATCCCATTTCTGGGTTGCGGGTGTGTAGCATTTGGTGTCTTGGGCTGTGGGTGGAGCCTTGATCTAGAGAGGAACTGGGTCTTGGGTCCATCCGGTCTCCGGTGCCTGGGTCCGTAGAGTTCTGGTGAGACTAGATCTGGCCATACTGCTACGTTATCTCTTTCATCTCTTAGCACGcatttttgttctgctttttcagCTGCTGGTGCAGTTGGTAGGTAAGGGCTCAAATGAGCACACGCAGTAGGGTGGTGCATGGTTACTGGATATCCAGATTGAACATCAGATTTGCCTTTCAGTACTGTCTTGTCAGTTTCTAGATCCAGTCAGCAACCCACTATGCCTCTCCCTGTTGCGCTGCAGACCCGCTTGGCAAAGAGGGGCATCCTCAAACATCTGGAGCCAGGTGAGAAAACTAAAAGCAAATGCATCTACCATGTGCTATTGTTAAGAGACGTTCTGTTATTCTAGTCTTTATTCCCTCCTCTTCTCCGATCCCTCCCGCCCCCGTGAACCCAGGTGCATGGTAAATAAGTGCTTTACCATCTTCTGCAGTGCAAGCATGCacaccttccccctccccctagtACTGCTGGAGTCAAACCAAAGTTCTTGAATGTGCTCTACTATTGAAGTCTGGCTCCTTGACAGGCACCTTGTGTTTGATACTTGATATATTGCCTGGCCTGACAGGCATCTCGTCtataatttttctgatatacaCTACTCCTTCGTGGTTGGTAGGTATTGTGTGAAGTGTAAGGCTGGAAGGATAGATTTAATTTAATTCGTGAATCAAGTGGACACAGTAACCATAGTCTCAGCTACTAAGGAGGCTGAGCTACATAGATGGCTTGAGCCCAGGTGGTCaaggccagataaggcaatttGGCAAGACCCAgtcttcaaaaataataaataaagagtataaaaaataataattaggggccggagagatggctcagcggttaagagcactgactgctcttccagaggtcctgagttcaaatcccagcaaccacatggtggctcacaaccatctgtaatgggatcttgatgccctcttctggtgtgtctgaagacagtgacagtgtactcatttgtaataaataaataaagctaagTATGGTGGCATTGATCTGTAATCCCAGCGTGGCCGGAAGGAAAAGGGAGTCACAGgagacagcctggtttacatagtgaattccaggcaagatttattaaaaaaaaaaattagaaaataactcaaataaatcgatGACTACGtggcatttaattaattaattaattaatgttttgGACATGGTCTCACGCTGTAGTTCTGGCAGGCatcagactggcttcaaattcacagagatctgcctgtctctgcttccctcatgctaggattaaaggtgtgcagtacCACACCAGGCCCGTATTCATGTAATAAAAATGACATCTGATATATCCTGCAGCCTCCTAGGTACCAAATCCAGTGACAAGGTGTTGATAGTCTCTGGTTTAACTCAGCAGAGGTACTGTGGTGATGGGCACCTTAACCTATTAACACTTTTGGGGGCTAAGTGCCTGGCACATATGATATGGTAACAGTCAATAATGATGATGTCAGTTCAATTCACTCTATTACTAGCTGCTAATTCCACATTCTTGCCAATAGTAAATAAAATGGGGCAGGAATTTTGATCTGTATGGTTCCAGGTACTAGAAAGTACATCCTCTTATTGTATGGATAACTGACATCTATTACAAGACTACTTTGCGCCAGATGTAGACTTTGTGCCTAATGGGGCTAATAAATGAGCACTGATATTGTTTGCTTGTTGGTAGTAGGGTATAAATCCAGGGTTTCAGGCAAACCCGGTATCATTAGTGTTTCTTTTAAATCTTTTGAGTACTGAGCCCACTGTTGATAGTGTTTATCTCATTAGCAATGTGGACAGTCATAGCTGACATCTCTTGGTGTCACTATGATGCTGTAGGCACATACATTTTATTGTTAATTATACCTAGAGCTGAAATCTGTTCTGGGTTTACTGATGGTCAGGCATTGGGCTGATAATAAACACCATCTTTATTCTACACATCTGCTGCAGGCTTGTTGTCTGTCAGCCCCTAGGGATAGATTcagagcaattttttttttttttttggagctgaggaccaaacccagggccttgcgcttggtaagcgctctaccactgagctaaatccctaacccctagaTTAATTTCTTGCTGTCCAATATACATGACCCAGAAACTCATTGCAGTTCAGAAAATGGATAGATTAGCCATTATTTCAGGCAAACCCCCTGCTGTTCAAACCCATCTCGTTGAAATAGGTTGGGATAATACAATGCCACATGGTCTCTGAACTCAGGAATTGATGGGATATCAAATTTTtgaggggctggacagatggctcagcggttaagagcactgactgctcttccagaggtcctgagttcaaatcccagcaaccacatggtggctcacaaccatctgtaatgagatccggtgccctcttctggtgcatctcaaaacagctacactgtactcatataaataaaaattaataatttttttttaattttgaagattATCAACCCTGAGCACATGCTCCTGTGTCTCCCCTGCACGGTGGTGTAGATGTGAGTGTATCCAAATCCTGAGTCTAGGAGGAGAAACCCCCCCCAGCACTAGTGGGTAATTAAACtgcttttctccttccccattcttccagagccagaggaagagatTATTGCTGAGGATTACGATGATGATCCTGTTGACTATGAGGCCACCAGGATAGAAGGTCTGCCACCAAGCTGGTACAAGGTGTTTGACCCTTCTTGGTGAGCCTACCGTCATGAGGTGGGAGGGACAGCTGGCTTTGCTCTTATGGTGTTCTCTCTTATTGTGGGTTGAGAGAGAAGAGATCTGCATGAAGCAGATCTGGGCACAGGTTGAGGAGACAGTTGGTATAAGGGACACCTCAGCTGACACTCCCTTCCCTTCACTGCTCACAGTGGACTCCCTTACTATTGGAATGTGGAGACAGACCTCGTGTCCTGGCTCTCACCACATGATCCCAACTTTGTGGTTAGCAAATCTGCCAAGAAACTCAGGAACAGTAATGCAGGTGAGTTGGCAAATACAGGCATGTCTCAGTGATTCGTGCAGTTTGGAGAGAGGCTGATGAGACCATAGGTGTAAGAGAAGGGTTTTCAGGACTTCTGTTACCATAGATGCTGAGGACAAGTCGGAGCGGAATCTTGAAAAGGTTGACAGAAATCATGAGAAGTCAGATCGTAGTCACGAGAAGCCAGACAGAAGCCATGAGAAGGCAGACCGAAACCACGAGAAGTCTGACCGAGAACGAGAGCGGAACTATGACaaggtagacagagagagagatcggGATAGGGAACGAGAACGGGCATTTGACAAGGCAGACCGGGAAGATGGCAAAGACCGGCGCCACCATCGCAGAGAGGACCTGGCTCCTTACCCCAAGAACAAGAAAGGTAAGCAGATGAGGTTGGGACTTGGATGAGTCAAGTGAGGTACCAGGGCACAGATTGTCTAGTTGATGCCTAGACCTTCTGAAGGATGCTGTGGGCCATCGCAGCCACTGGTAATACTTCTTCCTGTGAGGAGAGGCTCCTTGGGTCTCAAGTGAAAGTCTCGTCCTGCTTCTTATTTTTATAGCGACGAGCCGGAAAGATGAAGAATTAGACCCCATGGACCCCAGCTCATACTCAGATGCACCCCGGTAAGTGAAACCCTTGTTTCAGGATTGCcactgtgccaccatgcctgtaaATAGTacctttctcttttgtctttttcttcccaTGCTTAACTGCTTGGGCAGTTAAGGGACGTCCACTGCACCCTCTTGTTGTACTCTAATTCTGTTGTCCCCAGGGGCACATGGTCAACAGGACTACCCAAGAGGAATGAGGCCAAGACTGGGGCTGACACGACAGCGGCTGGGCCTCTCTTCCAGCAGCGCCCATACCCTTCCCCTGGGGCTGTGCTCCGCGCCAATGCAGAAGCCTCCCGCAGCAAACAGCAGGACTGAATTTGTGTTCCCTGTAGCTTTGGCAGTCATTTCTGTGTTGCTTTCTTGCGGCTCTGGAgtaggacccatggcttcagacGTGCTGAATAATTAGTCCACCAGtgagctacactcccagcccCCTTGGTGTTGTTTTATGAACAACAAGCCCTTGTTGGTGTTGTTTAATAAAAGCTTTTTGGGGAACCATCTCCGTGAGACTTGAGtgcttcctttcttcattctttgcaggCTTTGCAACCCAACTTCACAAGAtgcaaaacacattttatttgcAGAAACTCACCTAAGAAATACTGTAAAGATAGCAGGAGTTGAGGTGGGCCCATTAACAGAGGTTAGTCAGTCATGTCAGCCCTACGTGGGGCAGGGTTGGTGGGGACAGGGAGTTAGTTCCATGTCTACCTCACCCTACCCCTAATACTGATAAGAGTTTAGTCCCAGCTGGGCCAGGGCAAGAAGGGAGAACGAAGGCAGGCCAGCGTCTTCAATTCCAGCAGCTACGAGCCCTTCACCTTGGTGAGCAACCTGTGGTGAaaatgggaaggaaagagaaacacagaaagctGGGGTGGGCTGTGGGTGAGTCTCCTGAGCAAGCGAGGGTGGCTGGTAGTATGCT
The window above is part of the Rattus norvegicus strain BN/NHsdMcwi chromosome X, GRCr8, whole genome shotgun sequence genome. Proteins encoded here:
- the Pqbp1 gene encoding polyglutamine-binding protein 1 isoform X1, giving the protein MPLPVALQTRLAKRGILKHLEPEPEEEIIAEDYDDDPVDYEATRIEGLPPSWYKVFDPSCGLPYYWNVETDLVSWLSPHDPNFVVSKSAKKLRNSNADAEDKSERNLEKVDRNHEKSDRSHEKPDRSHEKADRNHEKSDRERERNYDKVDRERDRDRERERAFDKADREDGKDRRHHRREDLAPYPKNKKATSRKDEELDPMDPSSYSDAPRGTWSTGLPKRNEAKTGADTTAAGPLFQQRPYPSPGAVLRANAEASRSKQQD